The proteins below are encoded in one region of Pleuronectes platessa chromosome 14, fPlePla1.1, whole genome shotgun sequence:
- the slc38a11 gene encoding putative sodium-coupled neutral amino acid transporter 11 — MAQQLPHEEGTMLIHPQKDASGARRSTTSATFNFINSIIGSGIIGLPYALNQAGLPLGLLLLVTVALITDYSIVLLIRGGNLSGTNSYQSLVQSTFGFPGFLIVSALQFLYPFIAMVSYNITTGDTMTKVFQRIPGVGPGHMLAERHFVILLSTLAFTLPLSLYRNIEKLGKVSFLSMVLTLTILIVVIIRAATLGPQILPTENAWAFAKWNAIQAVGVMSFAFICHHNSFLIYGSLEQPSLANWSQVTHVSVGSALVISAAFAVAGYTTFTGFTQGDIFENYCGEDNLATFGRFCFGFSIITTFPLECFVTREVLSNVFFSRDLSKVEHVVITTLIVAVCTSISLAYDCLGVVLELNGALSATPLIFIIPWACILKLSPGRWYQGENLIATILIIAGLFVVITGLTMTGLNPQDCSHGADMFYCMDANMSVTAPPV; from the exons ATGGCTCAGCAG CTGCCACATGAAGAAGGGACCATGTTAATTCATCCACAAAAAGATGCATCAGGAGCAAGAAGGTCAACGACGTCTGCCACCTTCAATTTCATCAATTCCATAATCGGATCAGGAATCATAG GTTTACCGTATGCACTGAACCAGGCAGGGCTCCCCTtgggcctcctgctgctggtcaCTGTTGCGTTGATCACAG ATTATTCCATCGTCTTGTTGATCAGAGGAGGGAACCTGTCGGGGACAAACAGTTATCAGTCACTGGTGCAGAGCACATTCGGTTTCCCTGGGTTTCTGATTGTATCTGCGCTGCAGTTCCTTTATCCTTTCATCG CTATGGTTAGTTACAACATCACAACTGGTGACACAATGACCAAAGTATTTCAGAGAATACCAGGAG tggGTCCAGGTCACATGCTCGCCGAGCGTCACTTTGTGATCTTGCTGTCAACGCTGGCGTTCACGCTGCCTCTCTCACTTTATCGAAACATAGAGAAACTGGGGAAG gtGTCCTTCCTGTCAATGGTGCTGACACTGACCATCCTCATCGTCGTCATCATCCGAGCAGCCACCTTGGGACCCCAAAT CCTCCCTACAGAGAACGCATGGGCATTTGCAAAGTGGAATGCAATTCAGGCAGTTGGTGTTATGTCTTTTG CCTTCATATGCCACCACAACAGCTTCCTCATCTATGGCTCCCTGGAGCAGCCCTCTCTAGCTAACTGGTCTCAAGTCACCCACGTCTCAGTCGGTTCTGCGCTGGTAATCAGTGCTGCGTTTGCTGTCGCTGGCTACACCACCTTCACCGGCTTCACACAAG GAGACATATTTGAGAACTACTGCGGAGAGGATAACCTGGCGACATTTGGTCGCTTCTGCTTTGGCTTCAGTATAATAACCACTTTTCCACTGGAGTGTTTTGTGACGCGAGAG GTGTTGTCCAATGTCTTTTTCAGTCGGGACCTTTCAAAAGTTGAACACGTGGTCATAACCACGCTCATAGTTGCCGTTTGCACGTCGATATCTTTGGCCTACGACTGTCTCGGAGTTGTTCTGGAGCTGAAT GGTGCTCTGAGCGCCACACCCCTGATCTTCATCATCCCGTGGGCGTGCATCCTCAAACTCTCCCCTGGCCGCTGGTACCAGGGTGAAAACCTGATCGCCACCATCTTGATAATAGCCGGCTTATTCGTCGTGATCACCGGGTTGACCATGACCGGCCTCAACCCACAAGACTGTTCCCACGGCGCGGACATGTTCTACTGTATGGACGCCAACATGTCTGTCACTGCTCCACCTGTATGA